One Actinomycetota bacterium genomic region harbors:
- a CDS encoding phosphotransferase yields PSAELLGQRTGELHVALASAPDDAAFGPEPFTTLYQRSLYQSMRTLTRKTFQLLRRRLEVIEPDSRGDAERLAEREQDLLDRFQALTQGKLDAVRIRTHGDYHLGQVLHTGRDFVIIDFEGEPARPLGERRLKRSPLRDVAGMVRSFHYAAYAGLFEQIARGVAGPSEQVEALEDWTRYWYVWVSAAFLRSYLTTVGEAPFVPPDHEQLSTLLEAYVLEKAVYELGYELNNRPSWVRIPLQGALQLLES; encoded by the coding sequence CCGTCGGCGGAGCTCCTCGGTCAGCGCACCGGTGAGCTGCACGTGGCCCTGGCATCCGCTCCCGACGACGCGGCGTTCGGCCCCGAACCGTTCACGACCCTCTACCAGCGTTCCCTGTACCAGTCGATGCGGACCCTGACCCGCAAGACGTTCCAGCTGCTGCGGCGCCGGTTGGAGGTCATCGAACCCGACAGCCGCGGTGACGCCGAGCGGCTCGCCGAACGTGAGCAGGATCTCCTCGACCGGTTCCAGGCCCTCACGCAAGGCAAACTCGACGCCGTCCGCATCCGCACCCACGGCGACTACCACCTGGGACAGGTGCTGCACACCGGACGGGATTTCGTGATCATCGACTTCGAAGGAGAGCCGGCCCGGCCGCTGGGGGAGCGGCGGTTGAAGCGATCGCCGCTCCGCGACGTCGCGGGCATGGTGCGCTCGTTCCACTACGCGGCGTACGCGGGGCTGTTCGAGCAGATCGCACGAGGGGTGGCCGGGCCCAGCGAGCAGGTCGAGGCCCTGGAAGACTGGACGCGGTACTGGTACGTGTGGGTCAGCGCAGCGTTCCTACGCTCCTACCTCACCACCGTCGGCGAGGCCCCGTTCGTCCCTCCCGATCATGAGCAGCTGTCGACCCTGCTGGAGGCCTACGTCCTCGAGAAGGCGGTGTACGAGCTCGGGTACGAGCTGAACAACCGCCCCAGCTGGGTGCGCATCCCTCTGCAGGGCGCGTTGCAGCTGCTGGAGAGCTGA
- the malQ gene encoding 4-alpha-glucanotransferase, whose translation MVDADPLAALADLHGIQRTYEDAWERERHAGTDSILAALRALRVPIESPQQAPEILKAGLRERWARPLEPVVAAFGGAVVPVHVRLPADAVDHPVAFELTLEAGERYVWSETAAGRAPEAVETLDGVTYQAHVFDLRDVPYGYHDLVVETGATTAAGRVIVAPARAYDPEDRGHGWGAFLPLYALRTDRDWGAGDLTDLASFARWIADRGGAVVGTLPLLPVFLGGPGEPHDPSPYSPVSRLFWNELYLDLTRAPEFDRCEAARALVGSDRFAAERDALHGASLVDYRRLARLKRDVLTALSRCFFDDPGDRRGDLERLVAQRSQVEDYALFRGAVARYGSPWWDWPTGPRDGDLDLDTVDLAVARMHLYAQLLAREQVAALATDLRRAGQHPYLDLPIGTVADGYDVWRHREVFARGASAGAPPDRIFTGGQNWGFPPLHPHALRASGYRHLVDVLRHHLELADELRLDHVMALHRLFWVPDGMETSDGVYVRYRADELYAVLLLESHRHRSRVIGENLGTVPDEVDDALSTHGVARMYVVQYEADPDADPVLPPVPADTVASVNTHDMPPFARWWHGRDAQDGVELGLLDEAEARRHRNDRARVRSEVAALLNAQGRLGPDRTEDPGAVLEALLEWLGASDARLVLANVEDLWQEDEPQNTPGTVDERINWRRRARHRLEDLDDLPGVVDAVERINKARSAGRTSSDGQ comes from the coding sequence ATGGTCGACGCCGACCCGCTGGCCGCACTGGCTGATCTGCACGGGATCCAGCGCACGTACGAGGATGCGTGGGAGCGCGAGCGCCACGCCGGCACGGACAGCATCCTGGCCGCCCTGCGTGCGCTGCGCGTCCCGATCGAGTCGCCACAACAGGCCCCCGAGATCCTGAAGGCCGGGCTGCGCGAGCGATGGGCGCGGCCGCTGGAGCCGGTCGTGGCGGCGTTCGGCGGCGCGGTCGTCCCCGTCCACGTCCGCCTGCCCGCCGATGCTGTCGATCACCCCGTGGCGTTCGAGCTGACGCTGGAAGCCGGGGAGCGGTACGTGTGGTCGGAGACGGCCGCGGGGAGGGCACCGGAAGCGGTCGAGACGCTCGACGGCGTGACCTACCAGGCGCACGTCTTCGACCTGCGCGACGTGCCCTACGGCTACCACGACCTGGTGGTCGAGACGGGCGCAACCACCGCCGCGGGGAGGGTGATCGTCGCCCCAGCGCGCGCCTACGACCCCGAGGACCGCGGGCACGGTTGGGGGGCGTTCCTCCCGCTGTACGCGCTGCGGACCGACCGGGACTGGGGCGCCGGCGACCTCACCGACCTCGCGTCGTTCGCCCGGTGGATCGCCGACCGCGGCGGGGCGGTGGTGGGCACGCTGCCTCTCCTGCCGGTCTTCCTCGGAGGTCCCGGGGAACCCCACGACCCCAGCCCCTACAGTCCGGTGTCACGCCTGTTCTGGAACGAGCTGTACCTCGACCTCACGCGCGCGCCGGAGTTCGACCGCTGCGAGGCGGCCCGGGCGCTGGTCGGCTCCGACCGCTTCGCCGCGGAACGCGATGCCCTCCACGGTGCCTCACTGGTCGATTACCGCCGCCTGGCCCGGCTCAAGCGCGACGTGCTCACGGCGTTGTCGCGGTGCTTCTTCGATGATCCCGGCGACCGCCGCGGCGACCTGGAGCGGCTCGTCGCCCAACGGTCCCAGGTCGAGGACTACGCGCTGTTCCGCGGCGCCGTGGCCCGGTACGGCTCGCCGTGGTGGGACTGGCCCACCGGCCCGCGCGACGGGGACCTCGACCTCGACACGGTCGACCTCGCGGTCGCACGGATGCACCTGTACGCCCAGCTGCTGGCCCGCGAGCAGGTCGCCGCACTGGCCACCGACCTGCGCCGGGCGGGACAGCACCCCTACCTGGACCTGCCGATCGGGACGGTCGCGGACGGGTACGACGTGTGGCGCCACCGCGAGGTGTTCGCGCGCGGGGCGTCGGCGGGAGCCCCCCCGGACAGGATCTTCACCGGCGGCCAGAACTGGGGGTTCCCGCCGCTGCACCCACACGCCCTGCGCGCGTCGGGCTACCGCCACCTGGTGGACGTGCTCCGCCATCACCTGGAGCTCGCGGACGAGCTCCGCCTCGACCACGTGATGGCCCTGCACCGGCTGTTCTGGGTCCCCGACGGGATGGAGACGTCCGACGGCGTGTACGTGCGGTACCGCGCGGACGAGCTGTACGCGGTCCTGCTGTTGGAGAGCCACCGCCACCGCTCGAGGGTCATCGGTGAGAACCTGGGCACCGTCCCCGACGAGGTCGACGACGCGCTGAGCACGCACGGGGTCGCACGGATGTACGTGGTGCAGTACGAGGCGGATCCCGACGCCGACCCGGTGCTCCCGCCGGTCCCCGCCGACACCGTCGCCAGCGTCAACACCCACGACATGCCGCCGTTCGCCCGGTGGTGGCACGGTCGCGACGCGCAGGACGGTGTGGAGCTGGGACTCCTGGACGAGGCCGAAGCGAGACGCCACCGCAACGACCGTGCCAGGGTGCGGTCGGAGGTCGCTGCACTGCTCAACGCCCAGGGCCGGCTCGGCCCGGATCGGACCGAGGACCCCGGGGCCGTGCTGGAGGCGCTTCTGGAGTGGCTGGGTGCCAGCGACGCGCGGCTCGTCCTGGCCAACGTCGAGGATCTGTGGCAGGAGGACGAGCCACAGAACACGCCGGGCACCGTCGATGAGCGGATCAACTGGCGGCGCCGGGCGCGGCACCGGCTGGAGGATCTCGACGACCTCCCCGGCGTCGTCGACGCCGTCGAACGGATCAACAAGGCACGCTCGGCCGGAAGGACCTCAAGCGATGGCCAGTGA
- the glgB gene encoding 1,4-alpha-glucan branching protein GlgB — MASDRQHDLTEATRRDGTGNGPASIAEGTASPDAAADAAPPAAPPAPAWSRLTADDLYLFNEGSHLRLYDKLGAHLATSEGQAGATFAVWAPNAEHVAVVGDFNGWDRGANPLQERHGSGVWEGFIPGVQQADAYKYHVASRYGGYQADKADPYAVHTETPPKTASKVWDLDYAWTDDEWMRTRSEHNDLGAPINIYELHVGSWRRRPEEGDRPLSYRELAEPLAEYCTQMGFTHVELLPITEYPFGGSWGYQTTGYFAPTSRFGTPQDFMAFVDTLHQHGVGVILDWVPSHFPTDEHGLGYFDGTHLYEHADPRQGIHPDWNSFIFNYGRAEVRSFLMSSAMFWLDRYHLDGLRVDAVASMLYLDYSRREGEWIPNEYGGNENIEAINFLRRFNSEIYAAFPDVQTIAEESTAWPMVSRPTYIGGLGFGMKWDMGWMHDTLEYFSQDPVHRAWHHNQLTFRGIYAFTENYCLPLSHDEVVHGKGSLIEKMPGDRWQRFANLRALYGYMYTTPGKKLLFMGDEIAQWREWNHETSLDWHLLEYPEHDGVHRWVQSLGAAYRQEPALHELDNHPDGWEWVDASDWQQSVITYLRKSREAREIILVACNFTPVPRHNYLVGVPRSGFWREILNSDAAEYGGSGIGNLGGVETAPFAVHGRPYAVNLTIPPLGTVVLKAESEGGWTESRT; from the coding sequence ATGGCCAGTGACAGGCAGCACGACCTGACCGAAGCGACCAGGCGCGACGGCACCGGGAACGGCCCCGCCTCGATCGCCGAGGGCACAGCCTCCCCCGATGCCGCGGCCGACGCGGCCCCGCCTGCGGCGCCACCCGCCCCGGCCTGGTCGCGGCTCACCGCCGACGACCTGTACCTGTTCAACGAAGGGTCGCACCTGCGGCTCTACGACAAGCTGGGCGCCCACCTGGCGACCAGCGAGGGGCAGGCAGGGGCCACCTTCGCGGTGTGGGCGCCCAACGCGGAACACGTCGCGGTGGTCGGCGACTTCAACGGCTGGGACCGCGGGGCGAACCCGCTACAGGAGCGTCACGGCTCAGGGGTGTGGGAAGGATTCATCCCCGGCGTCCAGCAGGCCGACGCCTACAAGTACCACGTCGCGTCGCGGTACGGCGGGTACCAGGCCGACAAGGCCGACCCCTACGCCGTCCACACCGAGACGCCACCGAAGACGGCATCGAAGGTGTGGGACCTGGACTACGCCTGGACCGACGACGAGTGGATGCGCACCCGCAGCGAGCACAACGACCTCGGTGCCCCGATCAACATCTACGAGCTCCACGTCGGTTCCTGGCGACGCCGCCCCGAGGAGGGTGACCGGCCGCTGTCCTACCGGGAGCTCGCCGAGCCCCTCGCCGAGTACTGCACGCAGATGGGGTTCACCCACGTGGAGCTGCTCCCGATCACCGAGTACCCGTTCGGCGGGTCCTGGGGCTACCAGACGACCGGGTACTTCGCGCCCACCAGCCGGTTCGGGACCCCCCAGGACTTCATGGCGTTCGTCGACACGCTCCACCAGCACGGCGTCGGTGTGATCCTCGACTGGGTGCCGTCGCACTTCCCGACGGACGAGCACGGCTTGGGCTACTTCGACGGGACGCACCTGTACGAGCACGCCGACCCCCGCCAGGGCATCCACCCGGACTGGAACAGCTTCATCTTCAACTACGGCCGGGCGGAGGTACGCAGCTTCCTGATGTCCAGCGCGATGTTCTGGCTGGACCGATACCACCTCGACGGCCTCCGCGTGGACGCCGTCGCGTCGATGCTGTACCTGGACTACTCCCGGCGGGAGGGGGAGTGGATCCCGAACGAGTACGGCGGGAACGAGAACATCGAAGCGATCAACTTCCTGCGCCGGTTCAACAGTGAGATCTACGCCGCCTTCCCCGACGTCCAGACGATCGCCGAAGAATCCACCGCCTGGCCGATGGTGTCGCGACCGACCTACATCGGTGGTCTCGGGTTCGGCATGAAGTGGGACATGGGGTGGATGCACGACACGCTCGAGTACTTCAGCCAGGATCCGGTGCACCGGGCGTGGCACCACAACCAGCTGACCTTCCGCGGGATCTACGCGTTCACCGAGAACTACTGCCTGCCGCTGTCGCACGACGAGGTCGTCCACGGCAAGGGCTCGCTGATCGAGAAGATGCCTGGCGACCGCTGGCAGCGGTTCGCCAACCTCCGGGCGCTGTACGGCTACATGTACACGACACCCGGGAAGAAGTTGCTGTTCATGGGCGACGAGATCGCTCAGTGGCGCGAGTGGAACCACGAGACCAGCCTGGACTGGCACCTGCTGGAGTACCCCGAACACGATGGGGTGCACCGCTGGGTCCAGAGCCTGGGCGCCGCCTACCGACAGGAGCCGGCGCTGCACGAGCTCGACAACCATCCCGACGGCTGGGAGTGGGTCGACGCGTCCGACTGGCAGCAGAGCGTCATCACCTACCTGCGCAAGAGCCGCGAAGCGCGCGAGATCATCCTCGTGGCGTGCAACTTCACCCCGGTGCCCCGACACAACTACCTGGTCGGTGTGCCTCGCAGCGGTTTCTGGCGCGAGATCCTCAACAGCGACGCGGCCGAGTACGGCGGGAGCGGCATCGGCAACCTCGGGGGCGTGGAGACCGCCCCGTTCGCCGTTCACGGCCGGCCGTACGCCGTCAACCTCACCATCCCTCCGCTCGGCACGGTCGTGCTCAAAGCCGAGTCCGAAGGGGGTTGGACCGAGTCTCGTACGTGA